A region of the Vallitalea longa genome:
GCAAAAGCAATATCATTCATAGCAATAAGGATTCCTGCTATACCAAATCCTCCACTAATACCATACAATGTAAGTACCGCTCTCTTATGGCTGTAACCTCTATCCACAAGTCTATGATGGAGATGACCCCGATCCGCCTGCATAACAGGTTTTCCATTAGCTAATCTTCTAAGTATAGCGAAAAATGTATCAAAAATAGGTAATCCTAATATTAAAACAGCTATGATGATTGTTATTGCAGTATAACTTTTAATAAGTCCTTGAATAGAAATCACTGACAAAGTAAATCCTAAAAAGGTTGAACCAGTATCACCCATATATATAGTTGCAGGACTAAAGTTATGAGGTAAGAAGCCTAAACATGAACCTGCAAGGGCAGCTGTTAAAAGTATAGCAGTTGTTTCACCATGTAATATAGATATAAACATCAAACATAACGCTGCAATAGAAGATATTCCTGTAGCTAGACCATCTAGCCCATCTATCAGATTAACTGCATTAGTTACACCTATAATCCAAATAATTGTTATAACATTACTAAAAGAACCAAGTAAAATAACACCATGAGGTGCCCATGGCCAGCTTACTGCTTGGATCGTAGTTCCTGTAAATATTACAATCAAAGCAGCTAATATTTGGAAAAACAATTTCAACTTAGCTGGTAAATCATAAATATCATCCAACAATCCAACGATTGTAATTACAGCTCCACCTAATATCAATCCAATTAAATGTTTTAATTCTAAATCATCAATTGAAGGAGCAATGATAGCTACTGTTATTATAAATCCAAGTACAATAGAAATTCCTCCTGCTAAAGGCATTGGTTTTGTATGCATACCTCTAGCTTTTGGCATATCGATTGCACCAACTTTATAAGCAAATTTTTTGCTAAGTGGTGTAGTTAAACACGCTATGGCAAAGGCAATTACAAAAGCGATGATATAAATTAAGTTGCTATCTATGCCTTTTAGAGAATCAAACATTTTCTTCCATCTCCCCTTTAAAAAGCTTATTCATATTTATCTACAATAATGCCTGCTTCTTTTAAAAGCTCCATGGAGAGTTCGTCTGGATACGATCCTTTAAAAACTACTCTTTTCAAACCAGCATTAATAATTAACTTGGAACATATTACACATGGTTGGTCTGTAACATATATAGTACCACCATCAATTGAAACTCCATGCATAGCAGCTTGTACTATTGCATTCTGTTCAGCATGAGAAGCTCTACAGAGTTCATGTCTCTGACCAGAAGGAATACCTAATTCTTCTCGTAAACATCCCACTTCTTCACAATGCTTACAACCAGATGGTGCACCATTATAACCTGTTGTAAGAATTCGTCTGTCTTTTACTATGACAGCTCCTACTTTTCTTCTTAGACAAGTTGATCTCCCTTTAATAATTTCAACAATATCCATAAAATATTCATCCCAAGATGGTCTCATATGTTTTCCCCCATAAATTAATTTGATTCAATTTTATTTATTCTTCTAATATGTCTTTCATCATTAGAAAACTCTGTATTCAAAAATATATCAACAATCATTTTTGCTAATTCACTACCAACAATTCTTCCACCAAGAGCTAATATATTAGCATTATTATGCTCTCTAGTTGCTTTTGCAGAAAAGCAATCATGGCACAATGCTGCTCTGATGCCTTTTATTTTGTTAGCTGTTATTGAAATACCGATACCTGTTCCACATATTAGTATTCCCTTTTCGCATTCTTTATTTACAATAGCATTACAAACTTTTTTTGCAAAATCAGGATAATCACATGATTTTTCATCATAACATCCATAATCTTTATATTCAACCTTATTAGCTTCTAAATATTCAATAATTTCTTGTTTTAATTGAAATCCACCGTGGTCACTACCAATTGCTATCATGATAATTCCTCCATATCTTTAATTTTAAAAACTAATTTGCTAATTAATAAGTTAATATCTTCTGCACATTTAACATAAACATCTTTTGAATTGCCATATGGATCCGTTATATCACCTATATCACCTAAGTATTCTTTTAACGTTATCACATGTTTCTTGATTCTTGGATATTTCATATGCAGATAATCTTTATGTCTGTCTGTCATAGTAAGAACTAATGTTCCATCATCAACTTCATCTTCTGTAAAAATAGTAGCCGTATGCTTAACGATTTCTGGATAATCCTTTTCTACTACTTCAACAACATATTCACTGGCTGGTGAAGGAAAGGTTACAAGTATTCCTCTTGACATAACTTTTATATCAATATTATTATCAATAAAGCTCTTATAGGCTAATGCTTCAGCCATTGGGCTTCTACAAGTATTACCTGTACACACAAAAATAATTTTTTTCATAGTATCACCTTATATGATTGAAGATTCTAATCAATATCTATAACTTTATTACCAGCTGCTTTCATTAACCTGTTCATAGTAGCTGTACCGATGTCTTTTATTGAAAAAGCTTCACAATAGATTACATCTACATTCATATCATCAAAGTCTCTAAGCACTTTAAATAAATTAGCTGCTATCTCTTTAGGATTTTTTTTATCTCCTATATTTATTATATTAACACATTCAAAATCATTTTGGGTTTGTTTAGTAGCTATAATACCTACTTTAGTTCCTTTCTCTTCTTCCATACTAACCAAATTATTTATATGAGAAATCACATTATGAGTTTCCCCTTTAAATATAGTTAAATCTGCATTGGGCGCATAATGCCTGTATTTCATACCAGGTGCTTTTGGAACTATATCCTTATTGTTTGATTTAATAGCCGGATCCACTTTAACTAAACCTATAACATCTTCTAACATTTCTTTTGTTACTCCACCTGGTCTTAGGATTGTTGGAACACTTTCAGACACATCAACTACCGTAGATTCAAGACCAATCTTACAAAAGCCACCATCAACAATCATATCCACTTTTCCAGATAGATCATTTATTACATGTTCAGCCTTTGTGGGACTTGGTTTTCCAGATACATTAGCACTTGGAGCGGCTATAGGTAGCCCTGAAGATCGTATTATATTTCTTGCAATTACATGAGAAGGCATTCTAATAGCTACCGTTGAAAGCCCTCCTGTTATTTTATCAGGAATGATATCTTTTTTTTCAAAAATTAGAGTTAAAGGTCCTGGCCAAAATTCGTCCATTAATTTTTGGGCTGTAGAATTAATATTCAATACATATCTTTTAACATCTTCCTTATCAGCAACATGTACAATTAACGGATTATCAGAAGGTCTTCCTTTTGCTTTATATATTTTTTCTACTGCGTTAATATCCAAAGCATTAGCCCCTATTCCATATACTGTTTCAGTGGGGAATGCAACTAGTTGTCCTTTTTTTAATATTTCTGCTGCCTCTACAATTATATTATTATCAATATTATTAACGTCTACTCTGCGAATTATTGTCTCCATAGTAATGTCTCCATAAATGATTTTATATTTTCTTAACCATTATACCATATATTTATTAAATTAAAAGTGCAACCTAATTAATAATATTCTTTTCACTTTATACCATTAATCCATGAACTCCGTAACTTTATTCTCTTCATTTTGTCTCATGGCATATATTATTCTTAACCCTATTATTGTCAATAATACTCCAGTAACTATAATTGTTATAAGGTAGTTAAAATCCATATTCTGAATCTGTACATTAGTGATAACCGCACTAAGAACATTAATTGTTATATGAAGAATGATTGAGCTATATAAACTTCCAGTCCATATGACCACATAACCAAATATGATACCAATCAGAAATGCATATGTACCTTGAACTAAATTCATATGACCTATACCAAAAAATATAGCTTGTATCATTACGGCTCCAAAAACACTGAATCCCGTTCTTAATTTGTTTAATATAATTCCCCTATATAATAATTCTTCAAAAATAGGAGAAAGTATTCCTACACATATTATAGTCGCATAAAACTCATTATTGGATATACTAGTCATCAGTTGTTCATATTTTGGTACTAAGTCGTAGATATTTATTAATGTTAGTATACCATCAATTGATATATTAATACCTATTCCACAGATTATGCATATGATTACCATTTTAATCGAAAGTCCTTTATCTAATTTGGTTTCATATGCCATATTCTTCTTACTGACTAGATAGATTATTAGAAAAACACTAAATGTGACTACCCATGCAATTAAGGTAATCAATAAAGAATTCGATTCAAAAAAACTGTTCAGATCTTGTTTATTATCTCTAACCATAGGAAATCTTACTGTAAAATAAATACCCGCAATAAAAACAGCTAGTATTTGTATCAGCTTAGAAATGATGACAAATACTATGCTATTGAAAAAAGCTCTAAATCTGTTCATCCAACGCACCTCCTTAATTTAAATTAAGACTGTCTTAAAATACATATTTCTAGCATTCAACCTACCATTTAAATGTGTTTTAAGACAGCCTTAAATTTAATTTTCATCTAAAAATTTTATGATACCAATGTAAATAGCCCATGCAATTTTATCCTGATAAACATCTGTATTCAATAATTCAGCTTCTTGATAATTAGATAAAAATCCACATTCTACTATAACACCTGGAATGTTTGTTTGCTTCAATATAAAATATGAATCACTGT
Encoded here:
- a CDS encoding glycosyltransferase family 4 protein; translation: MFDSLKGIDSNLIYIIAFVIAFAIACLTTPLSKKFAYKVGAIDMPKARGMHTKPMPLAGGISIVLGFIITVAIIAPSIDDLELKHLIGLILGGAVITIVGLLDDIYDLPAKLKLFFQILAALIVIFTGTTIQAVSWPWAPHGVILLGSFSNVITIIWIIGVTNAVNLIDGLDGLATGISSIAALCLMFISILHGETTAILLTAALAGSCLGFLPHNFSPATIYMGDTGSTFLGFTLSVISIQGLIKSYTAITIIIAVLILGLPIFDTFFAILRRLANGKPVMQADRGHLHHRLVDRGYSHKRAVLTLYGISGGFGIAGILIAMNDIAFAIIIIAIIIAVWLLDTIVRKIKAKEK
- a CDS encoding deoxycytidylate deaminase, yielding MRPSWDEYFMDIVEIIKGRSTCLRRKVGAVIVKDRRILTTGYNGAPSGCKHCEEVGCLREELGIPSGQRHELCRASHAEQNAIVQAAMHGVSIDGGTIYVTDQPCVICSKLIINAGLKRVVFKGSYPDELSMELLKEAGIIVDKYE
- the rpiB gene encoding ribose 5-phosphate isomerase B; the encoded protein is MIAIGSDHGGFQLKQEIIEYLEANKVEYKDYGCYDEKSCDYPDFAKKVCNAIVNKECEKGILICGTGIGISITANKIKGIRAALCHDCFSAKATREHNNANILALGGRIVGSELAKMIVDIFLNTEFSNDERHIRRINKIESN
- a CDS encoding low molecular weight protein arginine phosphatase, whose product is MKKIIFVCTGNTCRSPMAEALAYKSFIDNNIDIKVMSRGILVTFPSPASEYVVEVVEKDYPEIVKHTATIFTEDEVDDGTLVLTMTDRHKDYLHMKYPRIKKHVITLKEYLGDIGDITDPYGNSKDVYVKCAEDINLLISKLVFKIKDMEELS
- a CDS encoding L-threonylcarbamoyladenylate synthase — encoded protein: METIIRRVDVNNIDNNIIVEAAEILKKGQLVAFPTETVYGIGANALDINAVEKIYKAKGRPSDNPLIVHVADKEDVKRYVLNINSTAQKLMDEFWPGPLTLIFEKKDIIPDKITGGLSTVAIRMPSHVIARNIIRSSGLPIAAPSANVSGKPSPTKAEHVINDLSGKVDMIVDGGFCKIGLESTVVDVSESVPTILRPGGVTKEMLEDVIGLVKVDPAIKSNNKDIVPKAPGMKYRHYAPNADLTIFKGETHNVISHINNLVSMEEEKGTKVGIIATKQTQNDFECVNIINIGDKKNPKEIAANLFKVLRDFDDMNVDVIYCEAFSIKDIGTATMNRLMKAAGNKVIDID
- a CDS encoding CPBP family intramembrane glutamic endopeptidase, which produces MNRFRAFFNSIVFVIISKLIQILAVFIAGIYFTVRFPMVRDNKQDLNSFFESNSLLITLIAWVVTFSVFLIIYLVSKKNMAYETKLDKGLSIKMVIICIICGIGINISIDGILTLINIYDLVPKYEQLMTSISNNEFYATIICVGILSPIFEELLYRGIILNKLRTGFSVFGAVMIQAIFFGIGHMNLVQGTYAFLIGIIFGYVVIWTGSLYSSIILHITINVLSAVITNVQIQNMDFNYLITIIVTGVLLTIIGLRIIYAMRQNEENKVTEFMD